GATCTGGAGCTCGAACTCCAGCGCGCCGTCGGCCAGGCCCAGCCGCCGCTCCAACTGCTCGGTGACCCAGACCATCGCCTCGACCTGCTGCACGGAGGTGATCTTGGGCAGCGTGAGGACGAGGCCCTCCGGGACGGCGCCGGCCCGCTCCAGGAGGATTTCGAGGAACATGGTGAGGCTGCGCAGGCCGCGGCGCCGACCGGCTGCCTCCATGCCCTTCATCCGGATGCCGAAGTAGGGCGGCGCGACGCCGTCGGCGAGGTCGGCGCACAGTGCCTCGGTCGCCGAGACGAGATCCGCGTCCTCCTGCGCGTCGGACCGCCCGCTGTAGCCGTCCTCCAGGTCGATGCGCAGGTCCTCGACGGGTTCGCGGCGCAGCTTGTCCAGCACCCGCGGGAGGCACTCGGCCACCGCGGCCTCCTCCAGCCCGGTGGCGGCGGCCAGCGTCGCCGCGTCTCCGGCGAACTCCTTCACCGACCGGACCGCCCGCTCGCCCCACTCCCCGGCGATGCCCCGGTGGACCTGGTCGGCGGGGACGTAGACGGTGTGGACCGGCTGGCGCAGCCCCCGGTCGCCGGGGTACTGCCGAAGCAACCGGGCGTCCGCATCGGCGAGCCGCGCGTCCAGGGCGTCGGCCAACTCCGTCAGGCCGCTTCCGGCCACGCCGGTCCCGGCGTCCGAGGATTCCTGCACACCCACTGGCAACCCTTTCCGTTCCGATCCGGTTCGAGGCGGAGATCGCGGGATCACCGAAAAACTCGACCAGAAAACTTTTATATAGCGGACACTAACTTCTACAATCCGGAACAGGCAAGGGGGAGTGGCAGAGAGGAGCGGCAGAGGCGGGACACGAGGAGCCGGAGAACGGGGACGCGCGGAGCCCGGGCCGAGAGGTCGGTCCGGATACGGTTGGCGACAGCGGCTTTTCGTATCGCAGAATGAGAACTCCGAACTTCGGTGACCGCCGACCGGAGCGATCAGTCGGAGCGGTCACGTGATGGGAGTTGGACCTTTGGCAACGTCACAGACAGCGGTCGGAAGCACCGGCGCTGACGACATCGCCGCGGAACCGGAGAACCGAGGACGGCCCGGCGGCGTGCAGTCCCTCGACCGGGCGTTCGCCCTGCTCGAGATCATGGCCGACGCCGGAGGGGAGATCTCGCTGAGCCAGCTCGCGAGCTCCTCCGGCCTGCCCCTGCCCACCATCCACCGGATCATCCGCACACTGCTGGGCAACGGCTACGTCCGCCAGCTCCCCTCCCGCCGCTACGCCCTGGGCCCCCGGCTGATCGGGCTGGGCGAGAGCGCGTCGCGGATGCTCGGCACGTGGGCGCGCCCGCACCTGGCCCAGCTCGTGGACGACCTCGGCGAGACCGCGAACCTCGCCATGCTCGACGGCGACAAGGTGGTCTACGTCGCCCAGGTCCCCTCACCGCACGCCATGCGGATGTTCACCGAGGTCGGCCGGCGGGTGCTGCCGCACTCCGCCGGCGTGGGCAAGGCGCTGCTGGCCCAGCTGCCCGAGAACGAGGCCCTGGCGACCGTGCGCCGCACCGGCATGCCGGCCGCCACCGACCGCACGCTCACCACCCCGGACTCCTTCGCCGCGGAACTGGCGCGCATCCGCGAGCAGGGCTACGCCATCGACGACGGCGAGCAGGAGATCGGCGTGCGCTGCCTGGCCGTTCCGGTGCTCGGCGGCCCCGCCATGATGGCGGTGTCCATCTCGGGCCCCGAGTCGCGGATGAGCTGGGAGTTCGTGGAACAGGCCGCACCGATCGTGCAGCGCACGGCGGTCAGTCTGGCCGGCGACCTCAACCACCAGAACTAGCGCGAGGACCGCCGCAGGACATAAGTCCGCGGTGACTGGGCGATCCTCGCGCGTGGCCGAAGGCCCATCAAGGGATCGCCCCGGCGCCGCGTCATCCCCGCCTCCGCTCTGTGTGCCAGACCGAAACCACGGTGTCGATCTGCGCCCCCGGACGTCCCGTGCGTCACTTCCGTCTTCGGGCCGAGGCTGGAGCTCACCCCGAGATCGGCGGTGACGGGCTCGGCGCATCGGCGGTGCGGGCGCCCCGGTCAGACCTGCTGGTCGAAGCCGAGCCTGCGGAGCTGCTTGGGGTCGCGCTGCCAGTCCTTGGCCACCCGCACCCGCAGGTCCAGATAGACCCGGCTGCCCAGCAGCGCCTCGATCTGCTTGCGGGCGCGGGAGCCGACGTCGCGCAGCCGGGCGCCCTTGGCGCCGATCACGATGGCCTTCTGGCTGGGGCGCTCCACGTAGAGCGAGGCGTAGATGTCGATGAGCTCCCTGCCCGGCGCGGCGTCCCCCCGCTGGGCCATCTCCTCGACCACCACGGCGATCGAGTGCGGAAGCTCGTCGCGCACGCCCTCCAGCGACGCCTCCCGGATGAGCTCGGCGACCAGCATCTCGTCGGGCTCGTCGGTGAGGTCGCCGTCGGGGTAGAGCGGCGGCCCCTCGGGCAGGTGGCCGCAGAGCACATCGGCGACGGTGTCGAGCTGGTAGTCCCCGTTCGCCGAGACCGGCACGATGTCGGCCCACTCGCCCAACCGGGAGACCGCCAGCAGCTGCTCGGTCACCTGCTCGCGATCCGCGGTGTCGGTCTTGGTGACGATCGCGACGACCGGGGTGTCCTTCTGCGCGGCGAGCTCGCGGGCGATGTAGGTGTCGCCGCGCCCGATGGGCTCGTTCGCCGGGACGCAGAACCCGATCACGTCGACCTCGACCAGCGTGGAGCGCACCAGGCTGTCCAGCCGCTCTCCCAGAAGCGTGCGCGGTTTGTGCAGCCCCGGGGTGTCGACGA
This sequence is a window from Spinactinospora alkalitolerans. Protein-coding genes within it:
- the era gene encoding GTPase Era, whose amino-acid sequence is MDDLDLEKLRVPLPMPSYPEGFRSGFACFVGRPNVGKSTLMNALVGQKVAITSNRPQTTRRTVRGIVHREDAQLIIVDTPGLHKPRTLLGERLDSLVRSTLVEVDVIGFCVPANEPIGRGDTYIARELAAQKDTPVVAIVTKTDTADREQVTEQLLAVSRLGEWADIVPVSANGDYQLDTVADVLCGHLPEGPPLYPDGDLTDEPDEMLVAELIREASLEGVRDELPHSIAVVVEEMAQRGDAAPGRELIDIYASLYVERPSQKAIVIGAKGARLRDVGSRARKQIEALLGSRVYLDLRVRVAKDWQRDPKQLRRLGFDQQV
- a CDS encoding IclR family transcriptional regulator, yielding MATSQTAVGSTGADDIAAEPENRGRPGGVQSLDRAFALLEIMADAGGEISLSQLASSSGLPLPTIHRIIRTLLGNGYVRQLPSRRYALGPRLIGLGESASRMLGTWARPHLAQLVDDLGETANLAMLDGDKVVYVAQVPSPHAMRMFTEVGRRVLPHSAGVGKALLAQLPENEALATVRRTGMPAATDRTLTTPDSFAAELARIREQGYAIDDGEQEIGVRCLAVPVLGGPAMMAVSISGPESRMSWEFVEQAAPIVQRTAVSLAGDLNHQN
- a CDS encoding DUF6986 family protein; the protein is MADALDARLADADARLLRQYPGDRGLRQPVHTVYVPADQVHRGIAGEWGERAVRSVKEFAGDAATLAAATGLEEAAVAECLPRVLDKLRREPVEDLRIDLEDGYSGRSDAQEDADLVSATEALCADLADGVAPPYFGIRMKGMEAAGRRRGLRSLTMFLEILLERAGAVPEGLVLTLPKITSVQQVEAMVWVTEQLERRLGLADGALEFELQIETPQSVMAPDGTAAVAQMMRAGAGRVTALHYGTYDYSAACGVTAAFQSMAHPVADHAKAVMQLAAAGTGVWLSDGSTNVLPVGSAEQVHEAWGLHARLVRRSLERAYYQGWDLHPHQLPTRYLATYAFYREAFAPAAARLKAYLAAAGGAVMDEPATAQALASALVRGRHCGALDDAEVAEATGVEWAVLEGFANRRVG